GGCTACCAAAACAGCCCGAACCCAGACGGTCCCGTGGACCATGACGTGCCCGTCCTCACCGCACAGGATGCAGACGGGAAGCCGCGCGCGATTCTTTTTGGCTACTCTTGTCACAACACGACGCTCGCGCTTTACCAGTTCTGCGGCGATTACGCGGGTTACGCACAGGAGTATCTTCAGGCGGACAATCCCGGCGCGACCGCGCTCTTCATCAATGGGTGCAGCGGGGATCAGAATCCTTATCCGCGGGGCACGTTCGAGTTGGCGCAACGGCACGGACGAACGCTGGCGACCGCCGTCGAAGCCGCGATGGGAGTGCAGCGCCCGCGAGAGATCAAAGGTCCGCTGCGCGCGGCTTTCGAGGAAATCCTTCTCGATTACGCTCCGATTCCTTCCCGGGAAGAGTTCAGCAAGCGCCTTGCTTCGGCCGACCGTTATGAGAAACAGCACGCCGAACGCATGCTCGCGAAGTTGGACGCAGGCGAACAGTTGCCGGTGAACTATCCTTATCCGGTCCAGGTCGTCCATTTTGGCAGTGATCTCGTGCTGGTCGCGCTCGGCGGGGAAGTGGTGGTGGATTATTCGCACCGGCTCAAGAAGGAGTTGGCGGGGCCGATCGTCTGGATCGCCGGCTACTCGAACGATGTGATGGGCTACATCCCCAGCAAACGCGTCCGCGAGGAAGGTGGCTACGAAGCGGAAGGCGCGATGCGGTTCAGCGCCACGCATCCCGGTCCGTGGGCGCCAACGCTGGAGGAGCGGATTGTCGGCAAGGTGCATGAATTGAATCGGCGGTTGAGACCTAAATGAACGCGTATGAATCAACTCGCCACTTTGCGTTCACTCATGTCCGAAGTGGATGCCTACTACAAAACGCGCGGCATCTTTCAGGACAAGTTCGGTTTCGGCGTCCGCCCGGCGTTGATCGTCATCGACATGGCTTACGGCTGGACCGATCCGGCGTATGCGGGCGGCTCGGCGCGGCTGGACAGCGCCCTCGCGGCCATTCAACAGCTCTTACCTGTGGCACGGGCGAAAAACATTCCTGTCGTTTACACCACCTCTCCCTTCCCACAAGCGCAGCTCAAGTCCGCGGCAGATTTCTCGCCCAAGTTCCGAAAGTGGGACCAACGCGCTTGCGAGATTGACGAACGCGTCAAGCCGCAGCCGGGCGAATACATCGTTTGCAAGGAACACGCCAGCGCGTTTGCCGGCACGGCGCTCGTTGGCCACCTCCTGGGGCGGCGCGTCGATACGCTGCTCATCACAGGTTGCTCGACCAGCGCTTGCGTCCGCGCGACGGCCACCGACGCCAAGTCGAATGAACTCCGGCCCATTGTCATCCGTGAGGCAGTCCAGGACCGAAGCGAGATTCTGCACGAGTTCACTTTGTTTGATTTGCAGGCGCGATTCGCGGACGTGGTGGGACTCGATGAGGCTTTGAAATACTTGCGCGGACTCGCCGTCGATACGTCCGCATGAAACAAATGCGTTGCGGAAAACCCATGAGCCTCCGTTGGCTCATCGTCTCTTTCCGGGCGGCGGTCTGCCTCAAGGCTTGATTTGGGACGGAGTGGAATCCGTCCCTACCACGCTAAACACGCACGAAGGGAGAAGGGATCGCTGGGCGCGTTTTGGAGCATGTTGAGGAGCTGACATTGATCCAACCGTGGCTCGTCGCTACAAATGAGCGTTATGGCAAGAGCGATACGTCATTCCTACCTCCATGGAACAAAGCGAAGCGAGCAGCGCCGATTGTCGCATCTCAATGGCTTGTTGAACCGGGCGTGCCTTCGCGAACTGGCGTTAACCGGCGGCGAGAACGTTTTGGACGTCGGCAGTGGGTTGGGGCAATTCACGCGCGACATGGCTCGCGCAGTTTGGCCCGGCGGACACGTGGTGGGAATCGAGTCTGACGAGGAACAACTGGCGGAAGCATGCCGCCAGGCGCGCGCCGAAAGCGAAGACGACCTCGTGGAATGGCGACGGGGAAACGCGCTCGCGCTGCCCTTAAAGAAAAGTGAATGGGGGCAGTTTGACGTAGCGCATGCGCGCTTCGTTCTGGAACACGTGCAGGAACCGGAGCGAGTCGTGGACCAGATGGCCCGGGCCGTCCGGCGCGGCGGTCGCGTTGTGCTGGAGGACGACGATCACCAGGTGCTGCGGCTCTGGCCGGAACCGCCGGGGTTTGCCGAACTCTGGGAGGGCTACTTATCGGGGTCATCGAGACCGCGCGCGCGATTATGACCGGTCCCGTTGGGTTTCCCGCGAGACGGTTCGACGGCGCCA
This portion of the Verrucomicrobiota bacterium genome encodes:
- a CDS encoding methyltransferase domain-containing protein is translated as MSVMARAIRHSYLHGTKRSEQRRLSHLNGLLNRACLRELALTGGENVLDVGSGLGQFTRDMARAVWPGGHVVGIESDEEQLAEACRQARAESEDDLVEWRRGNALALPLKKSEWGQFDVAHARFVLEHVQEPERVVDQMARAVRRGGRVVLEDDDHQVLRLWPEPPGFAELWEGYLSGSSRPRARL
- a CDS encoding isochorismatase family protein, with protein sequence MNQLATLRSLMSEVDAYYKTRGIFQDKFGFGVRPALIVIDMAYGWTDPAYAGGSARLDSALAAIQQLLPVARAKNIPVVYTTSPFPQAQLKSAADFSPKFRKWDQRACEIDERVKPQPGEYIVCKEHASAFAGTALVGHLLGRRVDTLLITGCSTSACVRATATDAKSNELRPIVIREAVQDRSEILHEFTLFDLQARFADVVGLDEALKYLRGLAVDTSA